The following are encoded in a window of Methanocalculus natronophilus genomic DNA:
- the endA gene encoding tRNA-intron lyase, whose protein sequence is MKAILDGTTIRIGEAGRTLYDQGGYGRPVESGLLLSPEEALYLIQRGKIEMKGYTFHSLLTRFAGESESGRNFLRSFIVYRDIRERGYAVQTGPHDFRVFRRGQRPGKGTTQYLVRVLSERDPITFPNLISEVATAENMRKNYILAVVDDEEELTYYDIRFHRPVARELFSSSGDITAVPVGASAVVSGDDTLSLEAAWFGTRLDPDHLILSPPEVLYLLNQGLLTFSPGSIDRGAFEASAVAEDTELPEKLTLYTALRQLGYTPRTGYKFGHHFRVYTSSDSHSEMLVHAIPAETILPISTISRSVRMAHSVKKKMLFACVQNTEIVYIEFARIKL, encoded by the coding sequence GTGAAGGCTATACTAGACGGCACGACAATCCGGATTGGGGAAGCAGGGCGTACCCTCTACGATCAGGGGGGATACGGACGCCCGGTAGAGTCCGGGCTCCTTCTTTCACCCGAAGAAGCCCTCTATCTCATCCAGAGAGGAAAAATCGAGATGAAGGGTTATACTTTTCATTCACTCCTGACCCGTTTTGCCGGGGAAAGCGAAAGCGGCAGGAACTTTCTCAGGTCTTTTATAGTGTACCGTGATATCAGGGAGCGGGGATACGCAGTCCAGACCGGACCGCATGACTTCCGGGTATTCAGGCGGGGCCAGAGGCCCGGGAAAGGAACAACCCAGTACCTGGTCAGGGTACTCTCTGAGCGTGACCCAATCACCTTTCCAAACCTGATTAGCGAGGTGGCAACAGCGGAGAATATGAGAAAGAACTACATCCTGGCTGTTGTTGATGATGAGGAAGAACTCACCTACTATGATATCAGGTTTCACAGGCCGGTTGCACGCGAGCTCTTCTCATCATCCGGGGATATCACTGCTGTCCCGGTGGGTGCGTCTGCTGTTGTCTCAGGCGATGATACGCTCTCTCTTGAAGCAGCGTGGTTTGGAACACGGCTTGATCCGGACCACCTCATCCTCTCTCCCCCGGAAGTTCTCTATCTGCTGAACCAGGGTCTCCTCACATTCTCACCCGGCTCAATTGATCGAGGTGCATTTGAAGCATCTGCGGTTGCAGAAGATACCGAACTCCCGGAAAAACTCACCCTCTATACCGCACTCAGACAGCTTGGCTATACGCCCCGGACCGGATATAAATTCGGCCATCATTTCAGGGTATATACAAGCAGCGATTCGCATTCCGAGATGCTTGTTCATGCGATACCAGCAGAGACAATACTACCCATCTCCACCATCTCACGATCTGTCAGGATGGCGCATAGCGTGAAAAAGAAGATGTTGTTTGCCTGTGTACAGAATACAGAGATCGTGTACATCGAGTTTGCACGCATAAAATTGTGA